The following are encoded together in the Parabacteroides chongii genome:
- a CDS encoding response regulator, translating to MKLRQNQQLIEDYYLHIQVSDNGQGISQEELEKIFQPFYRSSQDLHHQVAGSGIGLSLSRFIVEQHNGIIWAETMPQSGTRIHVLLPVSEKPVSAPVKQTEPTIPINIQEFIPNDKKRNTTITQTLLFVEDNKDVLEYLEQQFENEYNILKAGNGKEALEQIALKIPDLIISDIMMPEMDGLELCTQIKQKAQLSHIPVILLTAKTMPSQITEGYKAGADDYIIKPFDIALLQTRIKNLLTSRKRIQQKYEKKLNLNELGVKTTHQDEEFLKQYTAIIKANFSNPDLDVDMICKEIGMSRANFYRKAKTLTALSPAEMIKHLRLEAAAQMLRETNLSISEILEKVAFSSSGYFASCFKSVYGMSPKEYRNVNNLKD from the coding sequence GTGAAACTTAGGCAAAATCAACAACTCATCGAAGATTACTATCTACACATACAAGTTTCTGATAATGGGCAAGGTATATCGCAAGAAGAGCTTGAAAAAATATTCCAGCCTTTCTACCGGTCTTCTCAGGATCTGCATCATCAGGTTGCAGGTTCCGGTATCGGTTTAAGTTTGTCACGATTTATCGTAGAACAGCATAATGGCATTATATGGGCGGAGACAATGCCTCAATCCGGAACCCGAATACATGTACTACTTCCTGTATCGGAGAAACCAGTCAGTGCTCCGGTAAAACAAACAGAACCTACTATTCCTATTAATATCCAAGAGTTCATTCCGAACGATAAAAAAAGGAATACAACCATCACACAAACCCTGCTGTTCGTAGAAGATAATAAAGATGTATTGGAATATCTCGAACAACAATTTGAGAATGAATACAACATATTAAAAGCCGGGAACGGAAAAGAAGCATTGGAACAAATAGCTTTGAAAATTCCGGATTTGATTATCAGTGATATCATGATGCCGGAAATGGATGGATTGGAACTATGTACCCAAATCAAGCAAAAAGCCCAATTATCTCATATCCCAGTCATTCTGCTGACTGCCAAAACGATGCCTTCTCAAATAACGGAAGGATACAAGGCCGGAGCAGACGACTACATCATAAAGCCGTTCGACATCGCCTTGCTGCAAACCCGCATAAAAAACCTGCTAACCTCACGAAAACGGATACAGCAGAAATACGAGAAAAAACTGAATCTGAATGAACTGGGCGTCAAAACGACCCACCAGGACGAAGAGTTCCTGAAACAATACACCGCTATCATCAAAGCAAATTTCTCCAATCCGGACCTCGACGTCGACATGATCTGCAAAGAAATCGGTATGAGCCGCGCCAACTTCTACCGGAAGGCAAAGACACTGACTGCCCTCTCCCCTGCCGAAATGATCAAGCATCTTCGTCTGGAAGCGGCTGCCCAAATGCTGCGTGAAACCAATTTAAGCATCTCCGAAATCCTCGAAAAGGTGGCTTTCAGCAGTAGCGGTTACTTCGCTTCCTGCTTCAAATCCGTCTACGGCATGTCGCCCAAGGAGTACAGAAATGTCAATAATTTAAAAGATTAA